One region of Salvia miltiorrhiza cultivar Shanhuang (shh) chromosome 3, IMPLAD_Smil_shh, whole genome shotgun sequence genomic DNA includes:
- the LOC131013955 gene encoding uncharacterized protein LOC131013955: protein MKTSFLWRCSMLLILCLTLYLISISCTNKLLIFPASYFFYPLLKSAQISESFPTNTTPTNLSHLVFGLLGSEKGWRHRRAYIESWWRPNATRGVLFLDKAPSAALLPWPAGLPPYKVSDDLSGILKKSDIRAQRMVHGIMEAVREMGDEEFRWLVMGDDDSIFYVDNIADVVATYDHSKYFYLGGQSEFIMSSYWFSFNQAFGGAGIILSAPLAKALAADMENCLKRYAFLNSADNTTKNCIADIGANLSPQMGNHQIDLRGDISGLLSAHPLSPLLSLHHLDAVDPIFPSKDRFESTRHLMTAAAADQSRMLQQIICHHRKRHWSISIAWGYSAQIYETILPRSYLQMPIETFRQWQITPRRPYYRFNTRRRSSGPCKAPHNFFLEAVEKAAKSPEIITTYARSRPRPLASCSLIGSHSANGIHMIKVYSPAAKRNQMDRCECCDIIGLDNVMAEIRIRDCMTKEIIA, encoded by the exons ATGAAAACAAGCTTTTTATGGCGATGCAGCATGCTGCTGATACTATGCCTCACTCTTTATCTAATCAGCATTTCATGCACCAACAAACTCCTCATCTTCCCCGCTTCCTATTTCTTTTATCCACTGCTGAAATCTGCACAAATTTCTGAATCATTTCCCACAAACACCACTCCCACTAATCTCAGCCACCTCGTCTTCGGGCTGCTCGGCTCCGAGAAGGGGTGGCGCCACCGCAGGGCCTACATAGAGTCGTGGTGGCGGCCTAACGCCACACGGGGCGTTCTCTTCCTAGACAAAGCCCCATCGGCGGCGCTCCTGCCGTGGCCGGCGGGTCTGCCGCCATACAAGGTGTCGGATGACCTGAGCGGAATATTGAAGAAATCGGACATCCGGGCGCAGAGGATGGTGCATGGGATCATGGAGGCGGTGAGGGAGATGGGCGATGAAGAGTTCCGGTGGCTGGTGATGGGAGACGACGATTCCATATTTTACGTGGATAACATAGCGGACGTGGTGGCGACGTACGACCACAGCAAGTATTTCTACCTCGGCGGGCAGTCGGAGTTCATCATGTCGAGTTATTGGTTCTCGTTCAACCAGGCATTTGGTGGAGCAGGGATCATCTTGAGTGCACCTCTGGCTAAAGCTTTGGCTGCGGATATGGAGAATTGTTTGAAGAGATATGCGTTCTTGAATTCTGCTGATAATACAACCAAGAATTGCATTGCTGATATCGGAGCGAATCTATCACCCCAAATGGGGAATCACCAG ATTGATTTACGTGGTGATATATCGGGTCTGCTGTCAGCCCATCCACTTTCTCCATTACTCTCCCTCCACCACTTGGATGCCGTGGACCCAATATTTCCGTCCAAAGACCGTTTCGAATCCACTCGCCACCTCATGACAGCGGCAGCAGCCGATCAGTCCAGGATGTTGCAGCAAATCATCTGTCATCACAGGAAAAGACATTGGTCTATCTCAATTGCTTGGGGCTACTCTGCACAGATATACGAAACAATCTTGCCGCGCAGCTACCTACAGATGCCCATCGAGACATTTCGTCAGTGGCAGATAACTCCTCGTCGTCCATAttatag GTTCAATACGCGGCGGCGCTCGAGCGGCCCGTGTAAAGCCCCTCACAATTTCTTTCTGGAGGCGGTGGAGAAAGCAGCGAAAAGTCCTGAAATCATCACTACATATGCTCGATCGCGGCCTCGTCCTCTGGCCTCGTGTTCCTTAATCGGCTCTCATTCAGCAAATGGTATCCACATGATTAAAGTGTATTCACCCGCAGCTAAGCGAAATCAG ATGGATAGATGTGAGTGTTGTGACATCATTGGATTGGACAATGTTATGGCGGAAATCAGAATTAGGGATTGCATGACCAAAGAAATAATCGCTTAA
- the LOC131018599 gene encoding uncharacterized protein LOC131018599, with translation MRPSFPTVDWGKWIWAPFMPVRRSIVTWRVILDHFQTASSLRRQGFMGHGWFPLSREAGEDIDHLFWECAIARHVWSSLFSWFHFDGSSILDIGSLVIWAMKVPASKQVVFVEAPIFDVALTIQVKAFILEAARFNLGEMANSVEELLVLHGLGVPGKPRRPTSYIYVFWLPPPHLWWKINIDGSVHGSPPFIHAGGIIRDSSSVIGCFHFSAGRGWAFEAELFALIIALEHIVVHGWDYIWTETDCTYMVDLFRSRSDSVPWRFFSR, from the exons ATGCGTCCTAGCTTTCCGACTGTCGATTGGGGTAAATGGATCTGGGCGCCTTTTATGCCTGTTCGCAGATCTATTGTTACTTGGAGGGTTATTCTGGATCATTTCCAGACGGCCAGTTCACTGCGTCGCCAGGGTTTTATGGGCCATGGTTGGTTCCCGCTTTCTAGAGAAGCTGGGGAGGATATTGATCACCTCTTTTGGGAGTGTGCGATTGCTCGACACGTTTGGAGCTCCCTTTTTTCTTGGTTTCACTTTGATGGTTCTTCGATCTTGGATATTGGGAGTCTTGTTATCTGGGCGATGAAGGTTCCTGCCAGCAAGCAG GTAGTGTTTGTTGAGGCTCCTATTTTTGATGTGGCTCTGACCATTCAAGTCAAAGCTTTTATTCTCGAGGCCGCTCGTTTCAATTTGGGTGAGATGGCTAATTCTGTGGAGGAGTTGCTTGTTCTTCACGGTCTGGGGGTGCCGGGCAAACCCCGTCGTCCTACTTCTTACATTTATGTGTTctggcttcctcctcctcatctTTGGTGGAAGATTAACATTGATGGTTCTGTTCATGGCTCACCTCCTTTTATCCATGCTGGTGGTATTATCCGTGATTCTAGTTCGGTTATTGGTTGCTTCCATTTCTCTGCTGGTCGTGGTTGGGCGTTCGAAGCGGAGCTGTTCGCTCTTATCATTGCTCTGGAGCATATTGTGGTTCATGGTTGGGATTACATCTGGACTGAGACGGATTGCACTTATATGGTTGACCTTTTTCGCTCTCGTTCGGACTCAGTGCCTTGGAGATTCTTCAGCCGATGA